One genomic segment of Acidobacteriota bacterium includes these proteins:
- a CDS encoding ABC transporter permease, protein MKLLIIRELLSISFSTLKSHKLRSLLTVVGVMIGVMTVIGMVSVIEGINRSFMQSLQSIGSSLIFISKHEPGIRVGRMSEEERTRKGFTYEDAIAIERLCPSVGEVTYQHYYSLFDYGSLTVKYRNERLQNPSFLGVNSEYLEVFENPVKDGRFFTKEEMLRRVNVCVLGMEIVEALFPHSDPIGKEIMIGNDKFRVIGYFEKRGKLFGESRDNQILIPFFTFEKLYPQVEDVFIAAKPKSPELIFKAIEEIEEVLRRRRGVPFGKPNNFAVFTQDTIASLYNQLTQAVYIVMIIIASISLLVGGIGVMNIMLVSVRERLREIGIRKAIGARNRDILWQFLFEAMTLAGIGGIIGIFLGWMVSIGVKEFTPLPAAVSLWSVFIGFLISLSVGIFFGIFPAQKAAKQSPIEALRYE, encoded by the coding sequence ATGAAATTATTGATAATTAGAGAATTACTCTCGATTTCTTTTTCTACATTAAAATCCCATAAATTACGCTCCCTTCTTACAGTTGTGGGTGTGATGATAGGGGTGATGACAGTAATAGGAATGGTTTCAGTTATAGAAGGGATAAACAGGAGTTTTATGCAGAGTCTTCAGAGCATAGGGTCGAGCTTAATATTTATTTCTAAGCATGAACCTGGCATAAGGGTTGGAAGAATGTCAGAGGAGGAAAGGACGAGAAAGGGGTTTACGTATGAAGATGCGATAGCAATTGAAAGACTCTGTCCTTCTGTCGGAGAAGTGACATATCAGCATTATTACAGCCTGTTTGATTATGGAAGTCTGACTGTAAAATATCGAAATGAAAGATTACAGAACCCGAGTTTTTTGGGCGTTAATTCTGAGTATTTGGAAGTTTTTGAAAATCCAGTAAAAGATGGAAGATTTTTTACAAAAGAAGAAATGCTCAGGAGGGTGAATGTCTGTGTTCTGGGAATGGAGATAGTTGAGGCGCTTTTCCCCCATTCTGACCCAATAGGAAAAGAAATTATGATAGGTAATGATAAATTTAGAGTGATAGGCTATTTTGAAAAAAGAGGGAAGCTTTTCGGAGAAAGCAGGGATAATCAGATTCTTATTCCATTTTTTACATTTGAGAAACTTTACCCTCAGGTTGAGGATGTTTTTATTGCAGCAAAGCCAAAATCTCCTGAACTCATTTTCAAAGCGATTGAGGAGATAGAAGAAGTTTTGAGAAGGAGAAGAGGGGTTCCATTCGGAAAGCCCAATAATTTTGCTGTTTTTACACAGGATACAATTGCAAGCCTCTACAATCAATTAACCCAGGCAGTTTATATAGTGATGATAATAATAGCCTCGATAAGTCTTTTAGTTGGCGGGATTGGAGTGATGAACATTATGCTTGTCTCAGTGAGAGAGAGGTTGAGAGAGATTGGAATAAGAAAAGCAATTGGCGCAAGAAACCGGGATATTCTCTGGCAATTTCTTTTTGAAGCTATGACACTTGCAGGAATTGGAGGAATAATTGGTATATTTCTTGGATGGATGGTAAGCATAGGGGTCAAGGAATTCACTCCACTTCCTGCTGCTGTTTCTCTTTGGTCAGTTTTTATCGGATTTTTAATTTCTCTTTCTGTTGGCATTTTTTTTGGAATATTTCCAGCTCAGAAAGCTGCAAAACAGAGCCCGATTGAAGCATTAAGATATGAATGA
- a CDS encoding ComEA family DNA-binding protein, with the protein MKKQILRVVMASFLALGILLVFSPVVKAETQAQKTDAKAQEVKKININTASAEELATLPRLGPKKAQLIVDFRKKNGNFQRIEDVMKVKGIGEKMFQLWKDRITVK; encoded by the coding sequence ATGAAAAAACAAATTTTAAGAGTTGTAATGGCAAGCTTTTTGGCATTAGGGATTTTATTGGTTTTCTCGCCTGTAGTAAAAGCTGAGACTCAAGCTCAGAAAACTGATGCAAAAGCTCAGGAAGTAAAAAAGATCAATATCAACACTGCTTCAGCTGAAGAATTAGCTACTCTTCCAAGACTCGGTCCAAAAAAAGCCCAGCTTATTGTGGATTTCAGAAAAAAGAACGGAAACTTTCAGAGAATCGAAGATGTAATGAAGGTTAAAGGAATCGGAGAGAAGATGTTCCAGCTCTGGAAGGACAGAATTACTGTAAAGTAA
- the xerC gene encoding tyrosine recombinase XerC has translation MKDKIKSYLDYLKNIKNYSSHTIRNYSLDLNQFNEFLLYKDVDLKEIDNIVIRGFSAEILKKGSQKSTLSRKLASIRSFLQYLVEKGVINHNPAKAVSSPKVDKKIPSFLSEEETIKLLEIKEDSTLQKRNAAIIELLYSTGMRVSELVNLNWDDVNFNSKIIRVKGKGKKERIVPFGKYAEIRLIQWKNNRFELNNGKIDFEPVFLNFRGERITERSVERMIKNLGIKLNLNKKISPHSLRHSFASHLLSRGADLRSIQELLGHESLDTTQKYTHLNIKELMRIYREFHPKAK, from the coding sequence TTGAAGGATAAAATAAAATCATACTTAGATTATTTGAAAAATATAAAGAATTATTCATCTCATACGATAAGAAATTATAGCCTTGATTTAAACCAGTTCAATGAATTTCTTCTTTACAAAGATGTGGATCTTAAGGAAATAGACAACATTGTAATAAGGGGATTTTCAGCTGAGATACTTAAAAAAGGAAGTCAGAAGTCAACCCTCTCAAGAAAATTGGCCTCGATAAGGTCATTTCTTCAGTATTTAGTCGAAAAAGGAGTGATCAATCATAATCCTGCAAAAGCTGTTTCCTCTCCAAAAGTGGATAAAAAAATACCATCGTTTCTTTCTGAAGAAGAAACGATAAAGCTGCTTGAAATAAAGGAGGATAGCACGCTTCAAAAAAGAAATGCAGCAATTATAGAACTACTGTATTCTACAGGCATGAGAGTTTCAGAGCTTGTAAACCTTAACTGGGATGATGTTAATTTTAACAGCAAAATAATCAGGGTAAAAGGAAAGGGGAAAAAAGAAAGGATTGTTCCTTTTGGGAAATATGCTGAAATAAGACTTATCCAGTGGAAAAATAACAGGTTTGAATTGAACAATGGAAAGATTGATTTTGAACCTGTTTTTTTAAATTTTCGTGGAGAAAGGATTACAGAAAGGTCTGTGGAGAGAATGATAAAAAACCTTGGAATTAAATTAAATTTAAACAAAAAAATCTCTCCCCATTCTCTCAGGCATTCATTTGCTTCCCATCTTCTTTCAAGAGGTGCTGATTTGAGGTCAATCCAGGAACTCCTCGGCCATGAAAGTTTAGACACAACCCAGAAATATACCCATCTTAACATAAAAGAATTGATGAGAATATACAGAGAATTCCATCCAAAAGCTAAATAA
- a CDS encoding tetratricopeptide repeat protein — MKKVIIFIIILIILVIYLLSSVQGKILGLITDKNKNPIQGSKITITSIANPTAKYELRSDKKGKFVQIGLYPGYYQIKCEKEGFITGILEIRVPINETVEVNLELETAREYGEKKETPSEKSFKQANEAFQKGDYEKAVNEYREALKEDPNEPIYYYNLGISYRKMNKNDEAIEAFKKMIEIQPQSFSGLKNLGELYGLKKDFEEASKYFKKAVEISPNDPEAYYNLGACLMNNADYKGALEAFKKSIEVQSDYGASYYQLGLLYVNQSMMEEAIKAFEKFIQLSPDDPNVPTAKQMLEYLKKNN, encoded by the coding sequence ATGAAAAAGGTAATTATATTCATAATAATTTTAATAATACTAGTTATATATCTCCTTTCCTCAGTTCAGGGAAAAATCCTTGGACTTATAACCGATAAAAATAAAAATCCGATACAGGGATCAAAAATTACTATAACTTCCATCGCCAATCCCACTGCCAAGTATGAATTAAGATCTGACAAAAAAGGAAAATTTGTTCAGATTGGGTTGTATCCTGGCTATTACCAGATTAAGTGTGAAAAAGAGGGTTTTATAACAGGTATTCTTGAAATAAGAGTTCCAATTAACGAGACGGTCGAAGTAAATTTAGAGCTTGAGACTGCAAGAGAATATGGAGAAAAGAAAGAAACTCCATCAGAAAAATCTTTCAAACAGGCTAACGAAGCTTTTCAAAAAGGAGATTATGAAAAAGCAGTGAATGAATATAGGGAAGCATTAAAGGAAGACCCGAATGAGCCAATTTATTATTATAATCTCGGGATTTCTTACAGAAAAATGAATAAAAATGATGAAGCGATTGAAGCCTTTAAAAAAATGATCGAGATTCAGCCTCAAAGTTTTTCTGGCCTAAAAAACCTGGGCGAGCTTTATGGTTTAAAGAAAGATTTCGAAGAAGCATCGAAATATTTTAAGAAAGCTGTTGAAATAAGTCCCAATGACCCTGAAGCCTACTATAATTTAGGAGCCTGTCTTATGAACAATGCCGATTATAAAGGAGCTCTGGAGGCTTTCAAGAAATCAATCGAAGTTCAAAGTGATTATGGAGCATCTTACTATCAGCTCGGGCTTCTCTATGTGAATCAGAGTATGATGGAGGAAGCGATAAAAGCTTTTGAAAAATTTATTCAACTTTCTCCTGACGACCCGAACGTTCCCACTGCAAAGCAAATGCTTGAATATCTTAAAAAAAATAATTGA
- a CDS encoding ABC transporter permease: MGKINLFESFRISLSSLFSNKLRTFLTLLGIIIGVLTVIVVVSIIQGLNKYVSTTLFNFGTNDFFVMKMPGIVTDFNKYLEYRKRKDLTFDDVKALRKYCRNCNLVGAFSTTPSEVKHGRQFLKDLSINGVTAVDHLIGRVFELESGRQISSNDEEHSRKVCIIGWEVKEKLFPYTDPLGKIIKLGNHYFLIIGVGKKQGSILGFNQDNYVRIPLTTFQRIFGRWRDLIIEVHTLSQSDMVKAMDEVRMILRAQRKIPPKKEDDFDISTQETFIDFYKKTTSTLYIAMVIISSISLLVGGIGVMNIMLVSVLERTREIGIRISVGARRKDILKQFLIESSFISGIGGILGIILGFSIAKIVSVVSPLPSAIELWSVIAGLLISVSVGLFFGIYPANKASRLDPIEALRREL, translated from the coding sequence GTGGTATCTATCATTCAGGGGTTAAACAAATATGTTTCAACCACCCTATTTAATTTTGGAACGAATGATTTTTTTGTTATGAAAATGCCAGGAATAGTTACAGATTTTAATAAATATTTAGAATACAGGAAAAGAAAGGATTTAACTTTTGATGATGTGAAAGCATTGAGGAAATACTGTAGGAATTGCAATTTAGTTGGAGCCTTCTCCACAACTCCTTCTGAGGTTAAACATGGAAGGCAATTTCTTAAAGATTTAAGCATTAATGGAGTTACTGCCGTTGACCACCTTATAGGAAGAGTGTTTGAGCTTGAATCTGGAAGGCAGATTTCATCAAACGATGAGGAGCATTCAAGAAAAGTTTGTATCATAGGCTGGGAGGTTAAAGAGAAACTTTTTCCATATACTGACCCTCTTGGTAAGATCATAAAATTAGGAAATCACTATTTTCTGATAATAGGAGTTGGGAAAAAACAGGGTTCCATCTTAGGATTTAATCAGGATAATTATGTGAGGATACCTCTTACAACTTTCCAGAGAATTTTTGGTAGATGGAGAGATCTTATAATCGAAGTTCATACACTATCCCAGAGTGATATGGTTAAGGCTATGGATGAGGTGAGGATGATCCTCCGAGCCCAGAGAAAGATTCCTCCAAAAAAAGAAGATGACTTTGATATCTCAACCCAGGAAACTTTTATCGATTTTTATAAAAAAACAACATCCACTCTTTACATTGCAATGGTGATAATCTCCTCGATTTCTCTTTTGGTGGGAGGGATTGGAGTTATGAACATAATGCTCGTTTCGGTCTTGGAGAGGACAAGGGAAATAGGAATCAGAATATCAGTAGGGGCGAGGAGAAAGGATATCCTGAAGCAATTTCTAATAGAATCCTCTTTCATCTCTGGAATCGGCGGCATACTGGGTATCATTCTTGGATTTTCAATTGCAAAGATAGTTTCTGTTGTAAGCCCCCTTCCATCTGCGATTGAATTATGGTCGGTCATTGCAGGTTTATTGATTTCTGTATCAGTGGGTTTGTTTTTCGGAATTTATCCTGCAAACAAGGCATCCAGACTTGACCCGATCGAGGCTTTAAGGAGAGAATTGTAA